The Dyella sp. 2HG41-7 sequence ACACCCAGCACATCGCCGAAAGTGCGTGTGAACACTTCTTCGAAATCCGGCGCGAAACCACTGGCCAGTTTTTCCAGGCGGCGCGCCAGTTCGGCGTCGCCCGCAATCTCTACCTTGCCGGGCGCAAGGCTTTCGTTGTTCCTGCGAAACAGCATCGACAACAGGCTGCCGGGCGTGGCCGCGACGCGCAGATCGCTGCTGTCCGGGGCCGGCCCGACCTTCAAGCGGTCGCGCTCGACGGTGATGGCAAGCGCCATCTCCACGCCGCGCAAATGCACTTGCACGCTGCGGCCATCCAGCGCAGGAAGCTTCGCCTGGGTGTCCGGGTCGAGCGACAACGCGTGATTCAGCGCGGTTTCCAGCGCGCGACCCGCCAGTTTGTGCAGCGGACGAGGAAGCAATGGGGGCGAAGGGGCGACAGTCATGCCGGAATTGTAGCCGGCTAGGCGTCGCCCTTGCCGCGAAGTAAACGATTTAAGGATCGACCGCGCCCGGAAACCCAAGCTGGCGCCACACCTCATAGACCGCTACGGCCACGCTGTTGGACAGATTGAGGCTACGGCTGCCCGCGCGCATCGGCAGACGCAAACGCTGTTCCGCCGGCAGTGCGGACAGCACCGCATCGGGCAATCCCGCCGTTTCGCAGCCGAACAGCAGCGCGTCGCCGTCGGCAAAGCGTGCGTCCACGTGCCAGGTGCGTCCGCGTGTGGAAAACGCGAAAACGCGCGGGTGATCGAGCGAGGCCAGGCAGGTGTCGAGATCGTCATGCACGCTGACGCGCGCGTACTCGTGGTAATCCAGGCCTGCGCGCTTGAGGCGTGCGTCGTCGAGTTCGAAGCCCAAGGGGCGGATCAAGTGCAGCGCGGCGCCAGTGTTGGCGCACAAGCGGATCACGTTGCCGGTGTTGGGCGGGATTTCGGGGCGAAAGAGGATGACATGCAGCATGCCGCCATTATCGGACGGCTGGGCGATCTTGTGGGCAGATCAGCCAACCGTCCGAGCATTCGCGTTCGCCGAGGCGCTGATGGCGGCGACGGCGTGGCCGGATGTCGTGGCGTTCGGTACAGGCTTGGCGGTGATCATGGCGATCAAGGTCAGACCGCAGAGCAATGCGCAAACGCCAAACAGGCCGCGGAGGAAAAGCGTTTCGAATTTCATGGTGGTATCTCCTTATACGAGGAAAAACGTGGTGGTCAGATCACTGCGCGCACGCAGATCATGTCGCCGATGCCCGGAAGTACGCAGGTGGAAGGTGCAGAGGCAAGCAACGTCGCCATCGAACTATTGGCCGCGACTTGGCTCGGCGTGGGCTTGCTGGTGACCATCGCTGCCAGGATCAGTCCGCAAACCAGCATGCATGCGACAAACAAACCGCGAAGTATCACTGTCTCGAATTTCATGTCCGTATCTCCAATTCAGAGGAAAGGGACCTAAGGCCCTCGCCCTTGAATGAGCAATCCCCGTGCCAAGGCGTGACCTGCCATCAATGTATTGATCTATATGGATTTATCTGAAATCGCCGCACGCGACAGATTGTCCGCGGACACCGGACACCACCAAGCGGACAGTGTCCGCGGCCGGACGCGGGCGCGAGCGCGCTAAGCCTGCGTTCGGCGATAAACCGCGGCAACGCGCTACGATGCAAAGCGGACGCACTGCTTTCCCATTCCTCGCTTTCATGGAGTTACGTATGCGCAAGACTCTGTTGCTGCTCGCGCCGGTTGTGCTGCTCGGCGGCTGTACCTGGGGCATCAATCCCGATCCGGGATCGAGCGCCGTCCGCACGGTGTGGAGCGGCGATGTGACGGGTTGTCGCGATCTGGGCAAGATCACGGTGTCCGTGATGGATCACGTCGGACCGTTCGATCGCAACGACATCAAGGTGCGCGACGAATTGCAGGTGCAGGCGCGCAACAGCGCCATGAGCATGCATGCGGATACCATGAAGCCGCTGGGCGATCCGGTCGACGGCAAGCAGGAATGGGAAGCGTATTCCTGCGGCAATCATCAGGTGGGGCCGTCAGCGCCGCCTCCGATGCAGAATCAAAATCCGGGCGCGCAGCCGCCGCCCGCGCAACAGAGCGGTGGTTTCCAGACCTATCCCAGCCACTAAGGGCCGTTGATTCAATCTCCAAACACGCCATGCAGGTAACCCTGCATGGCGCGCTGCAATTGCGCTAACGCAGCCAGTTTGCCCGGCATGCCCGGTTCGGCTTGGATCGCCGCAGCGCCTTTCATCATTTGCTGCACCACGACGGCGGCCGCATAGGTTTCTTCCTGCGAGCGGTGCGGCGCGCGATGCGCCAGCAACGCCTGCAACTCCGCGCGAAAGCGTCGACGAATGATCATCGCGTCCGCCGCCGGTGTCACCGACGATTCCACCAGCGTCACGAACGCGGGATGACGCTTGCGGAACCCGATCAGAAACGGGCACAGCTGCGCGGCCCATTCCTCGGTTGTCCACGTCGACGATTGCTCGGCGAGTTTTCCCAATTGCGTGTAAAAGTCCTGCGCGTATTGCTCCAGCAGCGCGCGCGCCAAGGTCTCCTTGGTCGGAAAAAATTGATAAAGCGACCCGATGGCCGCGCCCGCGCGCGCGGCGACTTCGGTCATCGTGGCCGCCTCGTACCCCTTCTCGACAAAACACGAAGCCGCCGCCTCCAGCAGCGCCGCAACCCGGTCGTGACCGCGTTGGCGCTGGGGTTTGCGATGGGTGTCCATTGATTTTTGTGAGGGCATCCTCATAAACTCCAAGTGAGGATATCCTCACTTTTCAAATTCGGAGAATCCAGTGGAAAAGCTCGATCCGCGCCGTACGGCGCTTGTTCTTATCGACCTGCAGAAGGGTATCGTACCGTTCGCGGGCGGTCCTCACACGGCGGCGGATGTCATGAACAAGGCTGGCTCGCTCACACGTCGCTTCCGCGAATTGGGCGCTCCGGTCGTGCTCGTGCGCGTGGGTTGGTCGGCCGACGGGGGCGACGCGCTGCGCCAAACCGTCGATCAACCCAATCCAGCCCGAACCCTTCCTGCCGACTGGTTGGAATTTGCCGATGAGCTAGGCGTCACCGACAGCGACATCTGCGTGATCAAGCGTCAATGGGGTGCGTTCTACGGCACGGAACTCGAATTGCAATTGCGTCGTCGCGGCGTCGAACAGATCGTGCTCGGCGGCATCTCCACCAACATTGGCGTGGAATCCACCGCGCGCAATGCATGGGAACTGGGCTTCGGCATCGTGTTCGCCGAAGATGTGATGAGCGCCGCCAGCGGCGAGCATCATGCGTTTGCCGTGAACAATATTTTTCCGCGACTCGGACGTGTGCGTTCCGCCGCGCAAACTCTCGACATGTTGAGCTGATCGAAAACCGATCGCATCGCATCTCTCGCGACATTGTGCGCGAGAGATGCGCCGCTTATGCGTCGATCGCGTGCTTTGCCATCATGCAATCACACCACGCGCTCCCATATCGACTACCCTCATTCCGTTTCTCTTCGTCAGCGTCACGCCCTCGCGACGGCTCCTTCACGGCCATTTGTTATGTCGTCGCTTGCTTTACGTCTGTCGGATGTTGCACTGCCGCGTCAACAACATCCCTATGACAAAAGCGATTTGATCGCCGCGCAGTGACATTTGCCTCGATTTAGCAATTTCTGAATTTATTGCACTGCAGCGCAGGTGCGCATTACGGCCGCTTTACAAGCCGCCATGAAAACGTTTACGTTTGCGCCGCTGTTGGGGTTACGGGTCATCAATTTCTCGGCGGGATACGTTCGATGACGACCAAAAGTGCAACCATCAAGGACGTGGCGCGCGAGGCGAAAGTCTCCGTGGCATCGGTGTCGCGCGTGCTCAACGGCACCGGCGGCGTGACGCCTGCTACGCAGAAAATCGTGCGCGAAGTGGCGGCGCGATTGCATTACGTGCCGGACAACGCCGCACGCAGTTTGATTACCGGGCGCACGAACACGATCGGCGCGGTATTGCCCGATCTCTACGGCGAATTCTTCTCTGAACTGATTCGCGGCATCGATCTGGCGGCGCGTGCGCGCGGCCTGCATTTGCTGGTCTCCAGTTCGCACGACGGCGTGGAAGATGCTGCCGCGGCGGTGCGCGCCATGCGCGGACGCGTGGACGGCATGCTGATTCTTTCCGAATACGTCGACGTGGCGTTTCTGGAAGAAAACCTGCCGGAGAAATTGCCGGCGGTGTTGCTGGATAGCCCCGTCAAAAGCGCACGCTTTCCCGTGCTCAATATCGACAGCCGCGCCGGCGCCGTCGCGATGGTGCAGCACCTGATCGAAGCCGGACGCCAGCACGTCGCATTCATTACGGGCCCGAAAAACAACTTCGACGCGCAACAGCGTGAGAAGGGCTATCGCGCTGCCATGGCCAAGCATGCGCCGGGCGTGCCGCTCGCCATCGTGGCCGGCGACTTTACCGAGGAATCGGGCTATCGCGCCGCACGCGAATTGCTGGCGCAGAAAAAACGTCCGCAAGCCGTATTCGCCGCCAACGACATGATGGCGATCGGCTGCCTTTACGCCTTCAAAGAAGCCGGCATCGATGTTCCGGGAGACATCGCATTAGCCGGTTTCGACGACATCTTGATCGCGCGTTACGTCACACCGCCGTTGAGCACGGTGCAGGTGCGTATCGCCGATCTTGGCCGCATTGCATTGGAGCGCCTCGCGGCTTTGCTGGATCCGGCCGACAAGACACCGTCATCGGTGCAGACGTTGGGATGCGACGTCGTCATCCGCGATTCCTGTGGGGGAAAACCCGGCGCAGACGCTGCGCCACGCGAGCCTCGTCGGTCGCGACGCTCATCACATACATAACGCCGTTTTACTTTCGGGAAGGGGAGAACCATGAAAGCCGGATCTCAATACAAAAAACTCATGCTCGCGCGGCTCATTGCGGTATCGATAACGACCGCCGCAGCGCTGCCGACAATTTCATTCGCACAAAGCTCCGACGCCACGCTGCGCGGCACGGCGGCAGCCAACACCACGGTAACGGCGAAGAACGTCGCCACGGGCTACTCGCGCGTCACCACCTCGGGCGCGGACGGCACGTACGCGTTGGTCGGCTTGCAGCCGGGCACGTATCAGGTCGATGCCGGTCCGGGTACGCAACACACCGTCACGCTGACTGTGGCGTCGACCGCGACACTCAACCTCACCACAGCGGCGCCCACAACCGCGCCGGCCGGTACTCGGAATCTCGGGGCGGTCACGGTTACGGCGACCACGCTGCAGGAAATGACCACGTCGGAAGTCGGCACGACCGTTACGCAACGCGAAATTTCCACCGTGCCGCAGATCACGCGCAACTTCCTGGAATTTGCCGACACCGTGCCCGGCATGGTGTTCACTGTGCAGCAGAACGGCAACACCAGCTTGCAATCGGGCGGTCAGGCGCCGGCCGGCATCAACGTCTACATTGACGGCGTGGGCCAGAAAAATTACGTCGAAAACGGCGGCATCAGCGGTCAGAACAACACGCAGGGCAATCCGTTTCCGCAGCTGGCTATCGGCGAATACAAGGTCATCACGTCCAACTACAAGGCGGAGTACGACCAGATTTCCAGCGCAGCGGTGACCGCCGAAACCAAGTCGGGCACCAACGAATTCCACGGCGAGATTTTCGGCGACTGGACCGACACTCGTATGCGTTCGGAGACGCCATCCGAAACGGCCATCAACCAGAAACAGCCCTCCCACGACAAGGAATACGGCTTCGCATTCGGCGGTCCTATCATTCAGGACAAGGCGCATTTCTTCCTCGCGTACGAGGGCAAGGAATACGACACGCCGATTGCGGTGGTGCCCGGTGCCGCGTCGCCGCAGATTCTCGCGCAATTGCCGCCGAGCGTGCTCGCGCAACTTGGGCCGTCGAGTTTGCCGTTCAAGGAAAACTTGTACTTCCTCAAGTTCGACTACGAGCCCACCAATCGCGATCGCATCGAGGTGAGCGGCAAGTACCGCAATGAAACGGCGATTACGGGTACGGGCACTGGCGTGGCGGCGTCTTCGGCGCTCAATCAGATCAACTACGACCGCCGCTTCGACATTCGTTGGGATCACAGCGCGGACGCCTGGTTCAATCGTCTGCAATTCACCTATGAAAATGCGTTCTTCAAGCCAAGCGCCGTAAATATCGGCAACGGTTCTACGTACACGCCGTTCGATAACCAGAACACGTCGATCCTGACGGTGGGCGCCGCCGATCCGCGCGGTACGCAGAACAAAGGGCAAAAAGGTCCGGCCATCCAAGACGATCTGACGTTCAACGATTTGGAATGGCACGGCGACCATGTGATCAAGATGGGCGTCAAGTACAAGATGGTGCAGCTGCTCGCGCAAGACGCGGGCGAGTTCAATCCACAGTTTACTTACGATGTGACGCCCACGGGAACATTGGCGGCGCCGTATCAAGTGCTGTTCCCGATTGCGCTGCCGGGCTTGAGTCCGGTGGTCAGAACTAACGATCGCCAGTTCGGTACGTATATTCAGGACGACTGGACCATCGACGATCACCTTACGGTGAATCTGGGCATTCGCTGGGATTACGAACAAACGCCTTCGTACCTCAACTTCGTTACGCCTGCTTCGGTGGTTGCAGCGCTCAATTCGCAAAACCCGAACGCGCCGGCGGGCACGACGTACGCGCAATCGCTGGCCGCGGGCGGCGTCAATGTCAACGACTACATCAGCACCGGCAACAATCGCCATGCGCAGATGAATGAATTCCAGCCGCGTTTCGGTTTTTCGTACGACATCAATGGCGATCAGGCGCACGTGATCCACGGTGGCGCGGGACGTTCCTACGACCGCACCATCTACGAGATTCTGCAACTGGAAGAAACCAAGCTTGCTCTAGCCGAAGCGACAATCACCTTCCCGAATCAGTATCACTCGTGCACACCCAGTCCCAACTGCATTCCCTGGAACCCCGCGTATCTCAGCGGCATCGGCGTGCTACAGGGCTTGCTGACCGGCACGACGGCCGGTCGCGAAGTGGATCTGATGAACAACAATCTGCGCACACCGTATTCCGATCAGATTAGCCTCGGTATGCGCAACCAGATCGGCGAGTGGGTCACCGACGTCACCTGGGCGCAGGTCAATCGCTTCAACGGCGTGGTCTTTACGTTGGGCAATCGCTGGCCGAACGGCGCGTTCTGGCAAGGCGGCAGTCAACCGTGGGGCCAAAGCATTCCGGGTTTCGGAAGTCTGATCATCGCCAACAACGGTCTTACGCAGAAAACGCAGCAATTCTTGGTTTCGGCGCAAAAACCGTATACAGCGGAATCGGGTTGGGGCATCAATATCGCCTACACCTACACCAAGGCGAAGCAGAACAACGATAACCAGGACGTCACCGACCAATACGCGTTCGACGAAGCGACGATCCAGGACTATCCGTACCTCAATTCGGCCGTCGCCAAGCACCGCCTTGTCGTCGCCGGGTCGAACGATGCGCCGTGGGGACTGCTGTTCGGCTACAAACTTACTTTGGCCACGCCGATCCCCGCTATCAACCTGGCGTGCTACGGTGCGCCCGCTCCTGGAAATGGCAGCCTCGGTAGCGGATGTCTGCCGTATTCGTACACGCCTTCGGGGTCACGGTTCTTGAGCGGTCCGATCTTTGGCTACCGCTCCATCGATTTCCAAGTCACGAAGAACTTTAAGATCTATCAAAACTTCAACGGTTACGTTCGCTTCGATCTGCTTAATGCGTTCAATTGGAACAACTACAGCGATTACAACTACAACCCCGGTCAGAACGGCGTGTTGAACCGCGTCATGGCCTCTTACGATCCGACCGGCAACATTCTCGGTACGCCGCGCGAAGTCAAACTGACGTTGGGAATTAAGTTCTAACTGTTTTCTGTGACGGTCAGGTAAGCCTGCGAATCCCGGCATGAGCCCCCTCCGCGTGTCGGGATTCGCGCGCTTACTTTCACCCGGCCATGTGAATCGACGCATTCTGATCATGAACAAGCATTTCTTCCGCCGCGCTACGCTGAATGTGTTGTGTGCCGCTCTGGCTTTCACTAGCGGCGCGGCATGGTCGACAGAACCCAAAGCGCCCACACACAGCTTCGACACGCTCTCCAAGCCACAGCAAGCGATGGTGGAAGATTTGGAGAAGCGCACGTTCCAGTGGTTCTGGGACGGCGCCAACCCTGCCAATGGTCTGATTCCGGACCACTACCCTGGTCCTTCGTTTGCAAGCATCGCGTCGGTCGGTTTCGGTTTGACGGCGTACGGTATCGGCGCCGAGCGCGGCTACATCACGCGTGACCAGGCGGTGGATCGTACTCTGGCGACGCTGCGTTTCTTCGCGAACGCCTCGCAGAACGATAGCGAAGACGACACCTCCGGCTATCACGGCTTTTTCTATCATTTTCTCGATATGAAAACCGGCAAGCGTTTTGCGCGCTGGACGGAATTGTCGAGCGTCGATACCACGTGGCTGCTTAGCGGCGTGTTGTTCGCGCAGTCGTACTTCGATCGCGACACGCCGAAGGAAAAGGAAATCCGTTCGCTCGCCGACACCATCTATCGCCGTGTCGATTGGGCATGGATGCAACCGCGCGCACCCTTGGTCAGCATGGGTTGGACGCCGGGCGGCAAATTTATCGATGCGGACTGGAAAGGCTACGACGAAGGCATGCTGGTTTACATCCTGGCGCTGGGTTCGCCCACGCATACGATTTCCAGCGATGCGTGGTCCGCATGGACGAGCACCTATCCCAAGCAATGGGGGCGGTTCGAAGGGCAAACGTTTCTGAATTTCGCGCCGATGTTTGGGCATCAATACAGCGAATCGTGGGTGGATTTTCGTGGCATTCGCGATACGTGGAGTCGAGAACACGGATTGGATTACGTCGAGAACGGTCGCCGCGCCGCCTATGCGCAGCGCGCGTACGCCATCGCCAATCCGTCGCACTGGAAAGACTACGGCGCCAACGTCTGGGGCCTAACCGCCTGCAATGGTCCCGGCGACATCATGCTGCGCATGCCCGATAGCAGCATGCGCCGATTCGACGGTTACACCGCGCGCGGTGCCGGACTGGACTATATTTCCGACGACGGCACGATCGCGCCGACCGCTGCGGGCGGCTCCATCGCCTTCGCGCCGGAAATCGTGGTGCCGGCCTTGCAGGCGATAAAGGATCGCTATGGTGACGATGTTTACGATCGCTACGGCTTTGTCGATGCATTCAATCCCAGCTTCGATACGGACATTCCGCCGAAAGAAGGACGCGTGGTGCGCGGCAAAGGCTGGTTCGATACGCTGCAGATCGGCATCGATCAGGGGCCCATCGTGTTGATGATCGAAAACTGGCGCAGCGGATTTGTGTGGAGCGTGATGCGCAAGAATCCCTATATCCGCAAAGGCCTGCAGCGCGCAGGCTTCACCGGCGGATGGTTGGATAAAGCCGTGAAATAGCCATGCGCCGATACCCGTCACGAGTTCGTCTAGTGCAGACGCTGTGGCGCGTGATGGGCGCGGCGATGATTGTTGCTTGGCTGACGTCGTGCGCGCCGCAGCACGCAGACTCGCACACGCTTACGTTCTGGACGATTGGCAGGGAAGGCGAGGCGATCACCCAACTCCTTCCGGAATTCGAACGCGAAAATCCGGATATCCATGTCGTCCTGCAGCAGCTGCCGCTAACGGCGGCGCATCAGAAATTGCTCACCGCATTCGCAGGCGACTCCACGCCCGACATGACGCAAATCGGCAATACATGGATGCCGGAATTTGTGGCGCTGGGCGCTTTGCAGCCTTTGCAGGCGCGTGTGGCGACGTCGCAGGTCGTGCGTCCGGATGACTATTTCGCCAGCATCTGGTCGACCAATGTCTACGACGGCGTTGCGTATGGCATTCCGTGGTATGTCGACACGCGCTTGTTGTTTTACCGTCGCGATATGTTGAAGGCCGCAGGTTTCGATGCGCCACCGCGCGACTGGTCGGAGTGGCGGCGCATGCTGGCGGCGTTGAGTCATCCCGATCATGATCGGTACGGCATTTTGCTGCCGACGAACGAATACGATCAGCTTACGGCGCTGGCGTTGCAGCAGCCGGATTCGCTCTTGCGCGACGGCGGTCGCTACGGCAATTTCGAAAGCGCAGGATTCAAGCGTGCGCTGACGTTTTACGTCGATACGTTCCGCATGCACGAGGCGCCCGATATCACCAATATCGAGGCTGGCAATCCGTGGTCGGAATTCGGTCGCGGCGTGTACAGCTTTTATTTCTCCGGACCGTGGAATATCGGCGAATTCCGCAAGCGTTTGCCGGCGTCTGAACAAGACGACTGGGATACGGCGCCGCTGCCAGGTCCCGATGGTCCCGGTGCATCGGTAGCAGGCGGTTCCAGTTTGGTGGTGTTTCGCAAATCCGAACACAAAGACGCGGCATGGAAGTTGGTCGAATACCTTTCCCGGCCGCAGGTGCAAGATCGCTTCTACGACTTGCTTGGCGACATGCCGCCGCGACGCAGCTCCTGGAGTCAGGGCAGCCTTCGAGATGACCCCAAAGCGCAAGCATTCCGCGAACAATTGGAGCGCGTGAAGCCAACGCCGCCGGTGCCGGAGTGGGAACAGATCGTCAACGAGATGCAGCTTGTCGCGGCGCAGGCTGTCGCAGGCGATCTCACCATCGATCAGGCGACCGCCGAAATGGATAAGCGCGCGGATCGCATTCTGGAAAAGCGGCGCTGGATGCTCGATCGTCCTCAACACGCCGGTGTATCGCTATGAATCGGCAGCACGCGGCATGGATGTTTCTGGCGCCGGCGGCCATCGTGTTGGGCGTGTTCTTTCTCGTGCCGGTGATCGGGGCGTTCGTATTGAGCCTCACCGACTACGATCTTTATGCGCTGGCGGATTTGCATAACTTGCGCTTCGTCGCCTTCGGCAACTACTGGGCGCTGCTGCATCGGCCCCTGTTCTGGGCGGCTTTGTGGCATACGGTGTATTTCGTCGTCGTAGCGGTTCCGTTGTCGATGATCGTCTCGCTATGCGCCGCCTTGCTGCTGCATTCGCCCTTGGCGCGCTGCAAACCCTTTTTTCGCACCGCTTTGTTTGCGCCCGTCGTGACCACCGTGGTCGCTGTCGCGGTGGTGTGGCGGTATCTTTTCAATACCAAGTACGGCTTGGTGAACTACGTCTTGGCCGGAGTCGGTATCCACCCCATCGATTGGCTGGGCGATCCGCATTGGGCGATGCCTGCGATCATCCTGTTCGCGGTGTGGAAGAACTTCGGCTACAACATGATCATTCTGCTGGCGGGTTTGCAGGCGATACCCGCCGACTATTACGAGGCGGCCCGTATCGACGGCGCATCGGCGTGGCAGCAGTTCCGCCACATCACGCTGCCGATGCTCGCGCCCATCTTGTTGATGGTGGGGATACTTACCGTGTCG is a genomic window containing:
- a CDS encoding hydrolase — translated: MEKLDPRRTALVLIDLQKGIVPFAGGPHTAADVMNKAGSLTRRFRELGAPVVLVRVGWSADGGDALRQTVDQPNPARTLPADWLEFADELGVTDSDICVIKRQWGAFYGTELELQLRRRGVEQIVLGGISTNIGVESTARNAWELGFGIVFAEDVMSAASGEHHAFAVNNIFPRLGRVRSAAQTLDMLS
- a CDS encoding TonB-dependent receptor, whose product is MKAGSQYKKLMLARLIAVSITTAAALPTISFAQSSDATLRGTAAANTTVTAKNVATGYSRVTTSGADGTYALVGLQPGTYQVDAGPGTQHTVTLTVASTATLNLTTAAPTTAPAGTRNLGAVTVTATTLQEMTTSEVGTTVTQREISTVPQITRNFLEFADTVPGMVFTVQQNGNTSLQSGGQAPAGINVYIDGVGQKNYVENGGISGQNNTQGNPFPQLAIGEYKVITSNYKAEYDQISSAAVTAETKSGTNEFHGEIFGDWTDTRMRSETPSETAINQKQPSHDKEYGFAFGGPIIQDKAHFFLAYEGKEYDTPIAVVPGAASPQILAQLPPSVLAQLGPSSLPFKENLYFLKFDYEPTNRDRIEVSGKYRNETAITGTGTGVAASSALNQINYDRRFDIRWDHSADAWFNRLQFTYENAFFKPSAVNIGNGSTYTPFDNQNTSILTVGAADPRGTQNKGQKGPAIQDDLTFNDLEWHGDHVIKMGVKYKMVQLLAQDAGEFNPQFTYDVTPTGTLAAPYQVLFPIALPGLSPVVRTNDRQFGTYIQDDWTIDDHLTVNLGIRWDYEQTPSYLNFVTPASVVAALNSQNPNAPAGTTYAQSLAAGGVNVNDYISTGNNRHAQMNEFQPRFGFSYDINGDQAHVIHGGAGRSYDRTIYEILQLEETKLALAEATITFPNQYHSCTPSPNCIPWNPAYLSGIGVLQGLLTGTTAGREVDLMNNNLRTPYSDQISLGMRNQIGEWVTDVTWAQVNRFNGVVFTLGNRWPNGAFWQGGSQPWGQSIPGFGSLIIANNGLTQKTQQFLVSAQKPYTAESGWGINIAYTYTKAKQNNDNQDVTDQYAFDEATIQDYPYLNSAVAKHRLVVAGSNDAPWGLLFGYKLTLATPIPAINLACYGAPAPGNGSLGSGCLPYSYTPSGSRFLSGPIFGYRSIDFQVTKNFKIYQNFNGYVRFDLLNAFNWNNYSDYNYNPGQNGVLNRVMASYDPTGNILGTPREVKLTLGIKF
- a CDS encoding glucoamylase family protein: MSPLRVSGFARLLSPGHVNRRILIMNKHFFRRATLNVLCAALAFTSGAAWSTEPKAPTHSFDTLSKPQQAMVEDLEKRTFQWFWDGANPANGLIPDHYPGPSFASIASVGFGLTAYGIGAERGYITRDQAVDRTLATLRFFANASQNDSEDDTSGYHGFFYHFLDMKTGKRFARWTELSSVDTTWLLSGVLFAQSYFDRDTPKEKEIRSLADTIYRRVDWAWMQPRAPLVSMGWTPGGKFIDADWKGYDEGMLVYILALGSPTHTISSDAWSAWTSTYPKQWGRFEGQTFLNFAPMFGHQYSESWVDFRGIRDTWSREHGLDYVENGRRAAYAQRAYAIANPSHWKDYGANVWGLTACNGPGDIMLRMPDSSMRRFDGYTARGAGLDYISDDGTIAPTAAGGSIAFAPEIVVPALQAIKDRYGDDVYDRYGFVDAFNPSFDTDIPPKEGRVVRGKGWFDTLQIGIDQGPIVLMIENWRSGFVWSVMRKNPYIRKGLQRAGFTGGWLDKAVK
- a CDS encoding tRNA (cytidine(34)-2'-O)-methyltransferase, with the protein product MLHVILFRPEIPPNTGNVIRLCANTGAALHLIRPLGFELDDARLKRAGLDYHEYARVSVHDDLDTCLASLDHPRVFAFSTRGRTWHVDARFADGDALLFGCETAGLPDAVLSALPAEQRLRLPMRAGSRSLNLSNSVAVAVYEVWRQLGFPGAVDP
- a CDS encoding TetR/AcrR family transcriptional regulator — translated: MDTHRKPQRQRGHDRVAALLEAAASCFVEKGYEAATMTEVAARAGAAIGSLYQFFPTKETLARALLEQYAQDFYTQLGKLAEQSSTWTTEEWAAQLCPFLIGFRKRHPAFVTLVESSVTPAADAMIIRRRFRAELQALLAHRAPHRSQEETYAAAVVVQQMMKGAAAIQAEPGMPGKLAALAQLQRAMQGYLHGVFGD
- a CDS encoding sugar ABC transporter substrate-binding protein, with translation MQTLWRVMGAAMIVAWLTSCAPQHADSHTLTFWTIGREGEAITQLLPEFERENPDIHVVLQQLPLTAAHQKLLTAFAGDSTPDMTQIGNTWMPEFVALGALQPLQARVATSQVVRPDDYFASIWSTNVYDGVAYGIPWYVDTRLLFYRRDMLKAAGFDAPPRDWSEWRRMLAALSHPDHDRYGILLPTNEYDQLTALALQQPDSLLRDGGRYGNFESAGFKRALTFYVDTFRMHEAPDITNIEAGNPWSEFGRGVYSFYFSGPWNIGEFRKRLPASEQDDWDTAPLPGPDGPGASVAGGSSLVVFRKSEHKDAAWKLVEYLSRPQVQDRFYDLLGDMPPRRSSWSQGSLRDDPKAQAFREQLERVKPTPPVPEWEQIVNEMQLVAAQAVAGDLTIDQATAEMDKRADRILEKRRWMLDRPQHAGVSL
- a CDS encoding sugar ABC transporter permease; translation: MNRQHAAWMFLAPAAIVLGVFFLVPVIGAFVLSLTDYDLYALADLHNLRFVAFGNYWALLHRPLFWAALWHTVYFVVVAVPLSMIVSLCAALLLHSPLARCKPFFRTALFAPVVTTVVAVAVVWRYLFNTKYGLVNYVLAGVGIHPIDWLGDPHWAMPAIILFAVWKNFGYNMIILLAGLQAIPADYYEAARIDGASAWQQFRHITLPMLAPILLMVGILTVSGYFQLFAEPYVITEGGPLESTVSVLYLMYNEGFKWWNLGSASAIAFLLFVIMFVVTACMLRFGRQESEA
- a CDS encoding LacI family DNA-binding transcriptional regulator, with the protein product MTTKSATIKDVAREAKVSVASVSRVLNGTGGVTPATQKIVREVAARLHYVPDNAARSLITGRTNTIGAVLPDLYGEFFSELIRGIDLAARARGLHLLVSSSHDGVEDAAAAVRAMRGRVDGMLILSEYVDVAFLEENLPEKLPAVLLDSPVKSARFPVLNIDSRAGAVAMVQHLIEAGRQHVAFITGPKNNFDAQQREKGYRAAMAKHAPGVPLAIVAGDFTEESGYRAARELLAQKKRPQAVFAANDMMAIGCLYAFKEAGIDVPGDIALAGFDDILIARYVTPPLSTVQVRIADLGRIALERLAALLDPADKTPSSVQTLGCDVVIRDSCGGKPGADAAPREPRRSRRSSHT
- a CDS encoding SCP2 sterol-binding domain-containing protein, producing the protein MTVAPSPPLLPRPLHKLAGRALETALNHALSLDPDTQAKLPALDGRSVQVHLRGVEMALAITVERDRLKVGPAPDSSDLRVAATPGSLLSMLFRRNNESLAPGKVEIAGDAELARRLEKLASGFAPDFEEVFTRTFGDVLGVPMAKAIGEGFAHARETASHLTQDSAAWLRDEAQMAVAPGEVEGFLDDVDALRERTERLEARLARLERLQRGSHA
- a CDS encoding DUF4156 domain-containing protein, yielding MRKTLLLLAPVVLLGGCTWGINPDPGSSAVRTVWSGDVTGCRDLGKITVSVMDHVGPFDRNDIKVRDELQVQARNSAMSMHADTMKPLGDPVDGKQEWEAYSCGNHQVGPSAPPPMQNQNPGAQPPPAQQSGGFQTYPSH